One genomic segment of Methylocystis sp. SC2 includes these proteins:
- a CDS encoding pseudoazurin, which translates to MTRAYLTFGRPFGATALALAILIGWSRPSRAGETVEIKMLNKGADRYMVFEPEVVRIKPGDTIKFVAADKGHNAVTIKELLPSGAEPFRGKINEELAITLSTPGVYGFRCDPHYTLGMVGVIVVGEPTNLEAAKQAKLPGKAGEVMTKLLGSL; encoded by the coding sequence GTGACACGCGCATATCTCACTTTTGGCCGCCCGTTCGGCGCGACCGCCTTGGCTCTTGCGATCCTCATCGGATGGTCGCGCCCTTCACGGGCGGGCGAAACCGTCGAGATCAAAATGCTCAACAAGGGCGCGGACCGTTACATGGTGTTCGAGCCGGAGGTCGTGCGGATCAAACCGGGCGACACGATTAAATTCGTCGCGGCCGACAAGGGGCATAACGCCGTCACGATAAAGGAGCTGCTCCCTTCCGGCGCGGAGCCGTTCCGCGGCAAGATCAATGAGGAATTGGCGATCACGCTGTCGACGCCCGGCGTCTATGGCTTCCGTTGCGATCCGCACTACACGCTGGGAATGGTCGGCGTCATCGTCGTCGGAGAGCCGACCAATCTCGAAGCCGCCAAGCAGGCGAAGCTGCCCGGCAAGGCGGGCGAGGTCATGACGAAACTTCTGGGAAGCCTCTGA
- a CDS encoding MFS transporter produces MSDAAVAAPPKLGPPRETVDADRVVAKVARRLIPFLVTGFIVAYLDRVNIGFAALTMNAELGFTPEFFGWGAGVFFIGYCLFEAPSNYIMHRVGARMWIARIMVSWGLVSALTAFIWSEASFVVLRLLLGVMEAGFAPGVILYLTYWIPAAQRARVLAGFLIAVPLASAIGSPISGFILASLDGVGGISGWRWLFLMEALPSVLLGVVCFFYLPDGPQSAKWLTSGEKASLRAVLEREAGRDHGDHWRAFKDVRILILGVAYFGIVIALYGLSFWLPQIIKAFGFGVVATSLLASIPYICAALAMWAWSRSSDRRRETVGHTALAGVVGAMGLACAAYAPTPLLSMIALSVAAVGAIAALPTFWSFTTLALGTGDAVVGVAVINSIGNISGLAGPYLVGLVKGATGEFSDALLALALGPLIAALLILRIGRVSLRYLRA; encoded by the coding sequence ATGTCGGATGCGGCCGTCGCAGCGCCCCCCAAGCTCGGCCCGCCGCGTGAAACCGTCGACGCCGACCGCGTCGTCGCGAAAGTGGCGCGGCGTCTGATACCGTTTCTCGTCACGGGCTTTATCGTCGCCTATCTCGACCGGGTGAATATCGGCTTCGCCGCCCTGACAATGAATGCCGAGCTTGGCTTCACGCCCGAATTCTTCGGCTGGGGCGCTGGGGTGTTCTTTATCGGCTATTGCCTGTTCGAAGCGCCGAGCAATTACATCATGCATCGCGTTGGCGCGCGCATGTGGATCGCGCGGATCATGGTCAGCTGGGGCCTCGTTTCGGCGCTCACCGCCTTCATCTGGAGCGAGGCGAGCTTCGTTGTTCTGCGTCTGCTGCTCGGCGTGATGGAAGCCGGTTTCGCGCCGGGCGTCATTCTCTATCTCACCTATTGGATTCCCGCCGCCCAGCGCGCGCGCGTTCTCGCCGGCTTCCTGATTGCGGTTCCGCTCGCCAGCGCGATCGGATCGCCGATCTCGGGATTCATCCTCGCCTCGCTCGACGGCGTCGGCGGGATCAGCGGCTGGCGCTGGCTGTTCCTGATGGAGGCGCTGCCGTCGGTTCTTCTCGGGGTCGTCTGTTTTTTCTATCTGCCTGACGGACCTCAGTCGGCGAAATGGCTGACGTCCGGCGAAAAGGCCTCGTTGCGCGCCGTGCTCGAACGCGAGGCCGGGCGGGACCATGGCGACCATTGGCGCGCGTTCAAGGATGTGCGCATTCTCATTCTCGGCGTCGCCTATTTCGGAATCGTCATTGCGCTCTACGGCTTGAGCTTCTGGCTCCCGCAGATCATCAAAGCTTTCGGATTCGGCGTCGTCGCGACGAGTTTGCTGGCGTCAATTCCCTATATTTGCGCCGCGCTGGCGATGTGGGCCTGGAGCCGCAGCTCCGACCGGCGACGAGAGACCGTCGGCCACACGGCGCTCGCCGGCGTCGTCGGCGCCATGGGATTGGCCTGCGCCGCCTATGCGCCGACGCCGTTGCTGTCGATGATCGCGCTGTCCGTCGCCGCCGTCGGCGCCATCGCGGCGCTGCCGACGTTCTGGAGCTTCACGACGCTGGCGCTCGGAACGGGCGACGCCGTGGTCGGCGTCGCGGTGATCAACTCGATCGGCAATATCTCGGGGCTTGCCGGGCCCTACCTCGTCGGTCTCGTCAAAGGCGCGACGGGCGAATTTTCCGACGCATTGCTCGCGCTCGCCCTCGGACCGCTGATCGCGGCTTTGCTGATTCTCCGCATCGGCAGAGTCAGCCTTCGATATCTTCGCGCCTGA
- a CDS encoding class I SAM-dependent methyltransferase, which yields MDADVKRAYSGEIFDLWDTYEKVVVKDFMFHAALGEEVERALRERFEGRAFSLLDLGCGDAHVFAPILRRISPSSYKGIDLSETALALAAENLKSLPCPVQLAHSDMLSALAEGVSYDVLHSSFVLHHLSTEDKAEFFRRASRALAPGGLLLLVDTMREEDETRDDYLRHYFAWIEKDWTGLSRAEKDAIFDHVSTSDYPEPLSLLEQQARAAGLKRLPGDVPHRWHHLMRFERA from the coding sequence ATGGACGCCGATGTAAAGCGCGCATACTCGGGCGAGATTTTCGATCTCTGGGACACTTACGAGAAGGTCGTCGTCAAGGATTTCATGTTCCACGCGGCGCTCGGCGAAGAGGTCGAGCGCGCCTTGCGCGAGCGTTTCGAGGGGCGGGCCTTCTCTCTGCTCGATCTCGGTTGCGGCGACGCGCATGTCTTTGCGCCGATTCTCCGCCGGATCTCGCCGTCGAGCTACAAGGGGATCGATCTTTCGGAAACCGCGCTCGCGCTCGCAGCCGAAAATCTGAAATCTCTGCCATGTCCGGTGCAACTCGCGCACAGCGACATGCTGTCGGCTCTCGCCGAGGGCGTCTCCTATGATGTCCTCCACAGCAGTTTCGTTCTGCATCACCTGTCTACAGAGGACAAAGCGGAATTTTTCCGCCGCGCGTCGCGGGCGCTCGCGCCCGGCGGCCTGCTGTTGCTGGTCGACACGATGCGCGAGGAAGACGAAACGCGCGATGACTATCTGAGGCATTATTTCGCTTGGATCGAGAAGGATTGGACCGGCCTTTCGCGGGCTGAGAAGGACGCGATTTTCGATCATGTCTCGACAAGCGACTATCCCGAGCCATTGTCGCTTCTGGAGCAGCAGGCGCGCGCTGCAGGTCTTAAGCGCTTGCCGGGCGATGTTCCGCATCGCTGGCACCATCTCATGCGCTTTGAGCGGGCTTGA
- a CDS encoding NADPH-dependent oxidoreductase: MNKPVSPEPIDPRGAAAMFERYRRDDSPKPTQWNDTLDLILAHRSHRNFLPEPLPEGALEIIVAAAQSASTSSNLQVWSVVAVQDEARKTRLADLAGGQKHIHNAPLLLVWLCDLARLEHLGREKGRDGAGLSYFELFLTGVVDAALAAQNAVTALESIGLGCCYIGAMRNKPEEVARELNLPPNVFAVFGMVVGVPDPAANAAVKPRLGQGAVLHREQYEWGEAQREAIETLDEKFKEFQKEQGLPDQGWIRQALSRVRGPEALSGRDRIREALNALGFALK, translated from the coding sequence ATGAACAAGCCTGTGAGCCCGGAGCCCATCGATCCGCGCGGCGCGGCGGCGATGTTTGAGCGCTATCGACGCGACGATTCGCCAAAGCCGACGCAGTGGAACGACACGCTGGACCTTATTCTGGCGCATCGTTCACATCGCAATTTCCTGCCCGAGCCGCTGCCCGAAGGCGCGCTGGAAATCATTGTCGCCGCCGCGCAGTCGGCGTCGACATCGTCGAATCTGCAAGTTTGGAGCGTCGTCGCGGTCCAGGACGAGGCGCGCAAGACCCGCCTCGCCGATCTCGCCGGCGGGCAAAAACATATCCATAACGCGCCGCTGTTGCTCGTCTGGCTCTGCGATCTCGCGCGGCTCGAACATCTCGGGCGCGAGAAAGGCCGTGACGGCGCCGGACTCTCATATTTCGAATTGTTCCTGACCGGCGTGGTCGACGCCGCGCTCGCCGCGCAGAACGCCGTCACCGCGCTCGAATCGATCGGCCTGGGCTGCTGCTATATCGGCGCGATGCGCAACAAGCCGGAAGAGGTCGCCAGGGAATTGAATTTGCCGCCGAACGTCTTCGCCGTCTTCGGCATGGTCGTCGGCGTGCCCGATCCGGCCGCCAACGCCGCCGTCAAGCCTCGCCTCGGCCAGGGGGCGGTGCTGCATCGCGAGCAATATGAATGGGGCGAGGCGCAGCGCGAGGCGATCGAAACGCTCGACGAAAAGTTCAAGGAGTTCCAGAAGGAGCAGGGCCTGCCGGATCAGGGATGGATTCGTCAGGCGCTGTCGCGCGTGCGCGGTCCGGAGGCGTTGAGCGGTCGCGACCGCATTCGCGAAGCCCTCAACGCACTCGGCTTCGCACTTAAGTAA
- a CDS encoding glycerate kinase, with amino-acid sequence MSDDFRTLLRAMFDAAVGAASPAVCLPPHLTKIAPPKGRTIVVGAGKAAASMAAAVEAHWQGPLEGLVVTRYEHGAPTKHIEVIEASHPVPDAAGREAAKRILQKVQGLSQDDLVLALISGGGSALMALPAEGVTLEEKQAVNKALLKSGANISEMNCVRKHLSAIKGGRLARAAAPARVVALMISDVPNDDLSVIASGPTVPDPTTREDARAVIAKYKIDAPSAVLAHLQKSECETPKPGDAIFEKVQNILIATPQGSLDAAAAVAKSAGFTPCILGDLEGESRDVALVHAGIAKQIALHGQPFEPPVAIISGGETTVTVRGKGRGGRDAEFLLGLTLALEGFGGISAIACDTDGIDGSEDNAGAIMTADSFERAKKAGVDLKALFANNDAYTAFEKLGDLVVTRPTRTNVNDFRAILVPRRV; translated from the coding sequence ATGTCCGACGATTTCCGCACCCTCCTTCGCGCCATGTTTGACGCCGCCGTCGGCGCCGCATCGCCGGCCGTGTGCCTGCCGCCGCATCTGACGAAGATCGCGCCGCCAAAGGGCCGCACCATCGTCGTCGGCGCCGGCAAGGCGGCGGCCTCCATGGCGGCGGCGGTGGAGGCGCATTGGCAAGGCCCGCTCGAAGGGCTCGTCGTCACGCGCTACGAGCACGGCGCGCCGACAAAACACATCGAAGTGATCGAAGCCTCGCATCCGGTGCCGGACGCGGCCGGACGCGAGGCGGCGAAGCGCATTTTGCAGAAGGTGCAGGGACTTTCGCAGGACGATCTCGTTCTCGCGCTGATTTCGGGTGGCGGCTCGGCGCTGATGGCGCTGCCGGCCGAGGGCGTCACGCTCGAGGAAAAGCAGGCGGTGAACAAGGCCCTGTTGAAGAGCGGCGCGAACATCTCCGAGATGAATTGCGTGCGCAAGCATCTCTCCGCCATCAAGGGCGGACGTCTCGCCCGCGCCGCGGCGCCGGCGCGGGTCGTGGCGCTGATGATCTCCGACGTGCCGAACGACGATCTTTCGGTGATCGCCTCCGGTCCCACGGTTCCCGATCCGACGACGCGCGAAGATGCGCGCGCCGTCATCGCCAAATATAAGATCGACGCGCCGTCGGCGGTGCTGGCGCATCTGCAAAAGAGCGAATGCGAAACGCCCAAGCCCGGCGACGCCATCTTCGAGAAAGTGCAGAACATTCTCATCGCCACGCCGCAAGGCTCGCTCGATGCGGCTGCGGCTGTAGCGAAGTCGGCGGGGTTCACGCCCTGCATTCTGGGCGACCTCGAGGGCGAGTCGCGCGACGTGGCGCTCGTGCATGCCGGCATCGCAAAGCAGATCGCCCTCCATGGCCAGCCGTTCGAACCACCCGTCGCCATCATCTCGGGCGGCGAGACGACAGTCACCGTGCGCGGCAAGGGGCGGGGCGGACGCGACGCCGAATTCCTGCTGGGGCTGACCCTCGCGCTCGAAGGCTTTGGCGGCATATCGGCGATCGCCTGCGACACCGACGGCATTGACGGCAGTGAGGACAACGCCGGCGCGATCATGACGGCGGATTCGTTTGAACGCGCCAAAAAGGCGGGCGTCGATCTCAAGGCGCTGTTCGCCAACAATGACGCCTACACCGCCTTCGAGAAGCTCGGCGATCTCGTCGTCACCAGGCCGACGCGCACCAACGTTAATGATTTTCGTGCGATCCTCGTGCCAAGGCGGGTGTAA
- a CDS encoding DUF3142 domain-containing protein produces MGEKPEILLVTMSRRVAAACLLAVGVIWTAAADTIVRAADYDSYWLWAGVRARPELASAKTIYLLQAEIGPDDSGEIRLKAQGATEPSPHPQALWLVYRVRSIDWTPAIFAAVKRRLAEWRAKSDKVIGVQIDFDAATRGLTTYAAFLAELRQTLPADCGLGVSGLMDWASQATPEDIDRLGRSVDEVVFQTYRGRATVDHIDDYLARVGRVHTPFRLGLAEGAVWSPPETLSRHPYFRGYVVFLRNPPR; encoded by the coding sequence ATGGGCGAAAAGCCTGAGATTTTACTGGTGACGATGTCGCGGCGCGTCGCCGCCGCGTGTCTTCTCGCAGTTGGCGTCATTTGGACAGCGGCAGCCGACACGATTGTGCGCGCGGCGGATTACGACTCCTATTGGCTATGGGCGGGCGTGCGCGCGCGTCCCGAACTCGCTTCCGCCAAGACCATCTATCTGCTCCAGGCTGAAATCGGACCCGACGATTCAGGTGAGATTCGTCTGAAGGCGCAGGGCGCCACCGAGCCGAGCCCTCATCCGCAAGCGCTATGGCTTGTCTATCGCGTGCGCAGCATCGACTGGACGCCCGCGATTTTTGCGGCGGTCAAACGTCGGCTGGCCGAGTGGCGCGCCAAGTCGGACAAGGTCATCGGCGTTCAGATCGACTTTGACGCCGCAACGCGCGGTCTGACCACATACGCGGCCTTCCTTGCGGAGTTACGTCAGACATTGCCGGCGGATTGCGGGCTTGGCGTTAGCGGACTTATGGATTGGGCCTCTCAGGCCACGCCGGAAGACATTGACAGACTGGGTCGGAGCGTCGACGAGGTCGTGTTTCAGACCTATCGCGGCCGCGCCACGGTTGACCATATCGACGATTATCTGGCGCGCGTCGGACGTGTCCATACGCCTTTCCGGCTCGGCCTCGCCGAGGGCGCCGTCTGGTCGCCGCCAGAAACGCTGTCGCGTCATCCCTATTTTCGCGGCTATGTCGTGTTTTTGCGTAATCCACCGCGATGA
- a CDS encoding CoA ester lyase translates to MSFTLIEQATPRLHRSELAVPGSAPGMFEKAAQSKADQIFLDLEDAVAPDDKEQARKNIIQGLNDIDWGKKVMTLRINGLDTQYCYRDVVDVLENCPRLDIVLIPKVGVPADVYAIDMMITQIEQYKKRTKRIGIEILIETALGMANVEAIAQSSKRLEAMSFGVADYAASTRARTTVIGGVNPDYGVLTDKDASGNREYYWADQWHAAQTRMMVACRAYGLRPIDGPFGDFGDPDGYIAAAKRAAVLGYEGKWAIHPSQIELANQVFTPSDAEVTKARRILDAMSQAAKEGKGAVSLDGRLIDIASIRMAEALIEKANAMAA, encoded by the coding sequence ATGAGCTTCACGTTAATTGAGCAGGCCACGCCGCGTCTGCATCGTTCGGAACTCGCCGTGCCGGGCTCGGCGCCGGGCATGTTCGAAAAGGCCGCGCAGTCAAAGGCCGATCAGATCTTCCTTGATCTCGAAGACGCCGTCGCGCCGGACGACAAGGAACAGGCGCGCAAGAACATCATCCAGGGCCTCAACGACATCGACTGGGGCAAGAAGGTGATGACGCTGCGCATCAACGGTCTCGACACGCAATACTGCTATCGCGACGTCGTCGACGTTCTCGAGAACTGCCCGCGCCTCGACATCGTGCTGATCCCGAAGGTCGGCGTTCCGGCCGACGTCTACGCGATCGACATGATGATCACGCAGATCGAGCAGTACAAAAAGCGCACCAAGCGGATCGGCATCGAAATCCTGATCGAGACCGCGCTCGGCATGGCCAATGTCGAGGCCATCGCGCAGTCGTCGAAGCGCCTCGAGGCGATGTCCTTCGGCGTCGCCGACTATGCGGCCTCGACCCGCGCCCGCACCACCGTCATCGGCGGCGTCAATCCGGATTACGGCGTGCTGACCGACAAGGACGCCAGCGGCAATCGCGAATATTACTGGGCCGATCAGTGGCATGCGGCGCAGACGCGCATGATGGTCGCCTGCCGCGCCTATGGCCTGCGTCCGATCGACGGACCCTTCGGCGACTTCGGCGATCCGGACGGCTATATCGCCGCCGCCAAGCGCGCCGCGGTGCTCGGCTATGAGGGCAAGTGGGCGATCCATCCCTCGCAGATCGAACTCGCCAATCAGGTCTTCACCCCGTCCGACGCCGAGGTGACGAAGGCGCGCCGCATTCTCGACGCGATGAGCCAGGCCGCCAAGGAAGGCAAGGGCGCCGTCTCGCTCGACGGCCGCCTGATCGACATCGCCTCGATCCGCATGGCCGAGGCGTTGATCGAAAAGGCCAACGCGATGGCGGCGTAA
- a CDS encoding phosphoenolpyruvate carboxylase — MTAETQTLKSLSSTGLPSAYATRSVTEASNFLREQLLTVIRRHTPEIEAVVRDSKAGAGLEPRQMARALQAQGILFQLVSIAEQAYAMRRRRRIEREKGHDKLLGTFDYVLSSAAASGVAPDEIRAQLHTLRIRPVITAHPTEAKRVSILEKYRRIYLLMRELESTRWTDREREALVKSIYDQIELLWLTGELHLEKPTVDQEVAWGQHFFHESIFDLAPELLSSCERALRRHYPNETFEVAPFFQFGSWIGGDRDGNPFVTNDVTRRTMRENAAASLNYYRTRFVDLARMLSISQRAADIPQSFREELAERLATLPDGAAIEARNQNEPYRQFVMTILRKLDQTLRAVNAEATTGPRYASADELIADLLMLEKALTEAKSDAIATDLVRPLRRAVETFRFSTVRLDIRQNTTRTTQALEELWRLKTGGETPPDLDAPEWRQWLLAELAKPRQTPLPRDRLSADTRDVIEMFEVVAEMRTQLDREAFGGFILSMTRSAVDVLGVYLLAKEAGLFLDEPGVEILTLPIVPLFETIGDLRAAPAIMRDLLQVPVVRRSTRWQGNLQEVMIGYSDSNKDGGFLSSNWELFKAQARLTQVGREQGVAIAFFHGRGGSVSRGGAPTGHAIAAQPAGSIRGRFRVTEQGEVVSFKYANRGTAAYQMELLASSVFQHALKSEREEALAPHAEFDEALEEISGASFAAYAKFIGDPDLVAYFQAASPLEEISLLNIGSRPARRFGAKSLADLRAIPWVFAWAQNRHAITGWYGVGSGLKNFVDVRGDRGFELLRRMFEDSRMFRLIIDEVEKTLALVDLSIAKQYAGLVADEAVRNKIFKAIEEEFALTREMALRVTGGVELAERFKEYQARLSHRLQTINEVNREQVALLRRFREAKDEAEKEAVKVPLLLSISCVAAGLGATG; from the coding sequence ATGACCGCCGAGACCCAGACATTGAAGAGCCTGTCTTCGACCGGCTTGCCGTCTGCTTACGCGACTCGTTCGGTCACCGAAGCTTCCAACTTTCTGCGCGAGCAACTGCTCACCGTCATTCGCCGGCACACGCCGGAGATCGAAGCCGTCGTGCGCGACTCAAAGGCGGGCGCGGGTCTGGAGCCGCGCCAGATGGCGCGCGCGCTTCAGGCGCAGGGCATCCTGTTTCAGCTCGTGTCCATCGCGGAGCAGGCGTACGCCATGCGCCGGCGCCGCCGGATCGAGCGCGAAAAGGGTCACGACAAGCTGCTCGGCACGTTCGATTACGTCTTGTCGAGCGCGGCGGCCTCGGGCGTCGCCCCGGACGAAATACGCGCGCAATTGCACACGCTGCGCATCCGGCCCGTGATCACCGCCCATCCGACCGAAGCGAAGCGCGTCTCGATCCTCGAAAAATATCGCCGCATCTATCTGCTGATGCGCGAACTCGAATCGACCCGCTGGACGGACCGCGAGCGCGAGGCGCTGGTGAAGTCGATCTATGATCAGATCGAACTTCTGTGGCTCACCGGCGAATTGCATCTTGAAAAGCCCACGGTCGATCAGGAAGTCGCCTGGGGCCAGCACTTCTTTCACGAGAGCATTTTCGATCTCGCGCCGGAGCTTCTGTCATCCTGCGAACGCGCGCTGCGACGCCATTATCCCAACGAGACGTTCGAAGTCGCGCCCTTCTTCCAGTTTGGGTCCTGGATCGGCGGCGACCGCGACGGCAATCCTTTCGTGACGAATGACGTCACCCGCCGCACCATGCGCGAAAACGCCGCGGCGAGCTTGAATTATTATCGAACGCGCTTCGTCGATCTCGCGCGCATGCTGTCGATCAGCCAGCGCGCCGCCGATATTCCGCAATCGTTCCGCGAGGAGTTGGCTGAGCGCCTCGCGACGCTGCCGGACGGCGCGGCGATCGAAGCGCGCAATCAAAACGAGCCTTACCGGCAGTTCGTGATGACGATTCTGCGCAAGCTCGACCAGACGCTGCGCGCCGTCAACGCCGAAGCGACGACAGGTCCGCGCTATGCGAGCGCCGACGAACTCATCGCCGACCTGCTGATGCTCGAAAAGGCGCTCACGGAAGCCAAGAGCGACGCGATCGCGACGGATCTCGTGCGCCCGCTGCGCCGCGCGGTGGAGACCTTCCGCTTCAGCACGGTGCGCCTCGACATCCGCCAGAACACGACGCGCACGACGCAGGCGCTCGAGGAGCTGTGGCGCCTGAAGACCGGCGGCGAGACGCCGCCGGACCTCGATGCTCCCGAATGGCGCCAATGGCTCCTCGCCGAGCTTGCAAAACCGCGTCAGACGCCTCTCCCGCGCGACAGGCTTTCCGCCGATACCCGCGACGTCATCGAGATGTTCGAGGTCGTCGCCGAGATGCGGACGCAGCTCGACCGTGAAGCCTTCGGCGGATTTATTTTGTCGATGACGCGTTCGGCGGTCGACGTCCTCGGCGTGTATCTGCTCGCCAAGGAGGCGGGGCTGTTTCTCGACGAACCCGGGGTCGAGATCCTCACGCTGCCCATCGTGCCGCTCTTCGAGACGATCGGCGATCTGCGCGCCGCGCCGGCGATCATGCGCGATCTTCTGCAGGTTCCGGTCGTGCGCCGCTCGACGCGCTGGCAGGGCAATCTGCAAGAGGTGATGATCGGCTATTCGGATTCGAACAAGGACGGCGGCTTTCTGTCGTCGAATTGGGAGCTGTTCAAGGCGCAGGCGCGCCTCACTCAGGTCGGCCGCGAGCAGGGCGTCGCCATCGCCTTCTTCCATGGGCGCGGCGGTTCGGTGTCGCGCGGCGGCGCGCCGACCGGCCATGCCATCGCGGCGCAGCCGGCGGGCTCTATCCGCGGCCGTTTTCGCGTCACCGAACAGGGCGAGGTCGTGTCGTTCAAATACGCCAATCGCGGCACGGCGGCCTATCAGATGGAGCTGTTGGCCTCATCCGTGTTTCAGCATGCGCTGAAGTCCGAACGTGAGGAAGCGCTGGCCCCGCACGCGGAATTCGACGAGGCGCTCGAGGAGATTTCCGGCGCCTCTTTCGCCGCATACGCGAAATTCATCGGCGATCCGGATCTTGTCGCCTACTTCCAGGCCGCCAGCCCGCTCGAGGAGATTTCGCTGCTCAACATCGGGTCGCGGCCGGCGCGGCGCTTCGGCGCGAAAAGCCTTGCGGATTTGCGCGCGATCCCTTGGGTTTTCGCCTGGGCGCAGAACCGCCATGCGATCACCGGCTGGTACGGCGTCGGATCCGGTCTGAAGAATTTCGTTGACGTGCGCGGCGACCGCGGTTTCGAGCTCTTGCGCCGCATGTTCGAAGATTCGCGCATGTTCAGGCTCATTATCGACGAAGTCGAGAAGACACTCGCGCTCGTCGATCTCTCGATCGCCAAACAATATGCGGGGCTTGTCGCTGACGAAGCCGTGCGAAATAAAATCTTCAAGGCCATCGAAGAAGAATTCGCACTGACGCGCGAGATGGCGCTGCGCGTCACCGGCGGCGTCGAACTGGCGGAGCGCTTCAAGGAATATCAGGCGCGGCTGTCGCATCGCCTGCAGACCATCAACGAGGTCAATCGCGAGCAGGTGGCGCTGCTTCGCCGGTTTCGCGAGGCAAAGGACGAGGCGGAGAAAGAGGCCGTCAAAGTGCCTCTGCTGCTCTCGATCAGCTGCGTCGCCGCCGGCCTAGGCGCCACAGGCTAA
- the sucD gene encoding succinate--CoA ligase subunit alpha, giving the protein MSILIDEKTPILVQGITGDKGSFHTKEMIDYGSNVVAGVTPGKGGKTHHGVPVFNTVREAVRETGAQASITFVAPAFCADAIMEAADAGVRLICSITDGIPAQDMMRVKRYFLRFPKDRRPMLVGPNCAGIISPGKAMLGIMPGHIYKQGPVGLISRSGTLGYEAASQLKALGLGISTSVGIGGDPINGSSFLDHLVLFDKDPETEAVLIIGEIGGPQEAEASAWIKENFSKPVIGFVAGLTAPKGRRMGHAGAIISATGDSAAEKTEIMKSYGLTVAPSPAEFGSTVAKVLQSA; this is encoded by the coding sequence ATGAGCATTCTCATTGACGAAAAGACGCCGATCCTGGTCCAGGGCATCACCGGCGACAAGGGCAGTTTCCACACCAAGGAGATGATCGACTACGGCAGCAATGTCGTCGCCGGCGTCACGCCCGGAAAGGGCGGCAAGACCCATCACGGCGTGCCGGTGTTCAACACGGTCCGCGAAGCGGTGCGCGAAACCGGCGCGCAGGCGTCGATCACCTTCGTCGCGCCGGCCTTTTGCGCCGACGCGATCATGGAGGCCGCCGACGCCGGCGTCCGCCTGATCTGCTCGATCACCGACGGCATTCCTGCGCAGGACATGATGCGCGTGAAGCGCTACTTCCTGCGCTTTCCCAAGGATCGCCGGCCGATGTTGGTCGGACCGAACTGCGCCGGCATCATTTCGCCGGGCAAGGCGATGCTCGGCATCATGCCCGGCCATATTTACAAGCAGGGGCCGGTGGGGCTGATCTCGCGCTCCGGCACGCTTGGCTATGAGGCGGCGTCGCAGCTGAAGGCGCTTGGCCTCGGCATATCGACCTCGGTCGGCATCGGCGGCGATCCGATCAACGGCTCGTCGTTCCTCGACCATCTGGTGCTGTTCGACAAGGACCCGGAGACCGAGGCCGTGCTGATCATCGGCGAAATCGGCGGTCCGCAGGAGGCCGAAGCCTCCGCCTGGATCAAGGAGAATTTCTCCAAGCCGGTGATCGGCTTCGTCGCCGGCCTCACCGCGCCCAAGGGCCGCCGCATGGGCCACGCCGGCGCCATCATTTCGGCGACGGGCGACAGCGCCGCGGAAAAAACCGAGATCATGAAGTCTTACGGGCTGACTGTCGCGCCGAGCCCGGCCGAATTCGGATCGACTGTCGCCAAGGTGTTGCAGAGCGCCTGA